The Chryseolinea soli genome contains a region encoding:
- a CDS encoding GAF domain-containing protein, with product MRNRALKYTIGFALTGLIITLLIGYVQRRTLSTYQQKLPFITLGDNIENRVTKAHLSFEELMGGDESLNFERDVVGPLKTSAAILQGTYDGKQTEAGNLGTINDEETKALLKESIFAIEKVIESAQDRHTHRKAGIAATDSTAAVAGSHAGDAADQQFDATFESFLTSLDRLVDHIQQGVSGDTSSLSMLSWLSIVLLVVAFGALCLFLYRLQSSATKLVVEHESRSEQQGRAVASLSGFIEAISAGNYTADLDLNEESSGSLGTTLLTMRDKLRVNAEEDRRRNWSTSGLAQIGEILRASTGTTEELFDNIIKFVVKYTKSNQGGLFVLNEESEGDKFLELVACYAFERKKFLKKQVGVGEGLVGQSFLEGERIYLLEVPSEYVTITSGLGGSTPNALLLVPLKVNEKIFGVMELATFGKYEPHEIELVEKLTESIASTISSVRISESTRLLLERTQQQAEEMRAQEEEMRQNMEELEATQEEMRRKEKHIQNMLDGEKRRNEISQKNRTVLMELTKNKDIQDGNWNASLEKITSTISRQLGVSRSSIWTYHSKENKIRQEKLYQHSKGTFESGSELHGRDFPGYFEAVTSEEIIIANDAHTHAATREFTDVYLRPLGIQSMLDVPFFNEGKIAGVICCEQQNEQKEWTEEDVEFLKSCADLLTVAYNTAKINLMLDKLGDDQETMQAIIDNIPRAVFWKDKDLRFQGANRIFAQVAGLKSYKDMVGRTDFDMPWKEHAEAYRADDLAVMNSRVPRLDQEERNVNSAGEESWVLTSKVPVANKHGEVVAVLGMFEDITDRKRKEADVIAKLKELEELKKRLEKGAN from the coding sequence ATGAGAAATCGTGCCCTCAAGTACACCATCGGATTTGCCCTCACGGGCCTGATCATAACCCTTCTTATCGGTTATGTTCAACGCAGAACACTCTCCACCTACCAACAGAAACTTCCCTTCATCACCCTGGGAGACAACATCGAGAACCGCGTCACCAAAGCCCACCTGTCGTTCGAAGAGCTGATGGGCGGCGATGAAAGCCTCAACTTCGAGCGCGATGTAGTAGGCCCGCTGAAAACCTCGGCAGCCATCTTGCAAGGTACCTACGACGGCAAGCAAACCGAGGCCGGTAACCTGGGTACGATCAACGATGAAGAAACCAAAGCATTACTGAAAGAATCCATCTTTGCTATAGAGAAAGTAATCGAGTCGGCACAAGATCGCCACACGCACCGGAAGGCCGGCATCGCCGCCACCGACAGTACGGCAGCCGTTGCCGGAAGCCACGCCGGCGACGCAGCCGATCAGCAATTTGATGCGACATTCGAATCTTTCCTGACCTCCCTCGACAGGCTGGTCGACCACATTCAGCAAGGCGTATCGGGTGATACTTCTTCGCTAAGCATGCTCTCCTGGTTGTCCATCGTCCTGTTGGTCGTGGCCTTTGGAGCCCTGTGCTTATTTCTGTATCGCCTGCAAAGCAGCGCTACAAAATTGGTCGTCGAGCATGAATCGCGTTCTGAGCAGCAAGGCCGTGCCGTGGCGTCGCTCTCGGGCTTTATCGAAGCCATCTCCGCGGGCAACTACACAGCCGACCTGGACCTGAACGAAGAAAGCAGCGGTTCTCTGGGCACCACCCTGCTCACCATGCGCGACAAACTCCGCGTGAACGCCGAAGAAGACCGCCGCCGGAACTGGTCGACCTCCGGACTAGCACAAATCGGAGAAATCTTACGTGCCTCCACGGGCACCACCGAAGAACTGTTCGACAACATCATCAAGTTTGTCGTAAAATATACCAAGAGCAACCAGGGAGGTCTGTTTGTCCTCAACGAAGAAAGCGAGGGCGACAAGTTCCTGGAGCTGGTGGCGTGCTACGCTTTTGAACGCAAGAAATTTCTGAAGAAACAAGTCGGGGTTGGCGAAGGGCTGGTAGGCCAGAGCTTCCTCGAAGGCGAGCGCATCTACTTGCTGGAAGTGCCGTCGGAGTACGTCACCATCACCTCGGGTTTAGGAGGGTCGACACCCAACGCCCTGTTGCTGGTGCCGCTCAAGGTGAACGAGAAGATCTTTGGTGTGATGGAACTCGCCACCTTTGGAAAATACGAGCCACACGAAATTGAATTGGTCGAGAAACTAACGGAGAGCATCGCGTCCACCATCTCTTCGGTACGCATCAGCGAAAGCACACGCCTCCTGCTGGAGCGCACGCAACAACAAGCCGAAGAAATGCGCGCTCAGGAAGAAGAAATGCGCCAGAACATGGAAGAGCTGGAAGCCACGCAGGAAGAAATGCGCCGCAAGGAAAAGCACATCCAAAACATGCTCGACGGCGAGAAACGGCGCAACGAGATCAGCCAGAAGAACCGCACCGTGCTGATGGAACTCACCAAGAACAAGGATATCCAGGACGGTAACTGGAATGCGTCGCTGGAGAAGATCACCAGCACCATCAGCCGTCAGTTGGGCGTGTCGCGCAGCAGCATCTGGACCTATCATTCCAAGGAAAACAAGATCCGTCAAGAGAAATTATATCAGCATAGCAAAGGCACATTCGAATCGGGATCGGAGTTGCACGGTCGTGACTTCCCGGGCTACTTCGAAGCTGTTACCAGTGAAGAGATCATCATTGCCAACGATGCGCATACCCATGCCGCTACCCGCGAGTTCACGGACGTGTATCTGAGGCCCCTGGGCATTCAATCCATGCTGGACGTGCCCTTCTTCAACGAAGGCAAGATCGCCGGCGTGATCTGCTGCGAACAACAGAACGAACAAAAGGAGTGGACCGAAGAGGACGTGGAGTTCCTGAAATCATGTGCCGATCTGCTCACCGTGGCCTACAACACCGCCAAGATCAACCTCATGCTGGACAAGCTCGGCGACGACCAGGAAACCATGCAGGCCATCATCGACAACATTCCCCGCGCCGTGTTCTGGAAAGACAAGGACCTGCGCTTCCAGGGAGCCAACCGCATCTTTGCCCAGGTGGCCGGTCTCAAATCTTACAAGGACATGGTCGGTCGCACCGACTTCGACATGCCCTGGAAGGAACACGCCGAGGCCTACCGCGCAGACGACCTGGCGGTGATGAACAGCAGAGTGCCCCGCCTGGACCAAGAGGAACGCAACGTGAACAGCGCCGGTGAGGAATCGTGGGTATTGACCAGTAAAGTGCCCGTTGCCAACAAGCACGGCGAAGTAGTGGCCGTATTGGGTATGTTCGAGGATATTACCGACCGCAAGCGCAAGGAAGCCGATGTCATTGCGAAGCTGAAGGAGTTGGAAGAGCTGAAGAAACGCCTGGAGAAAGGGGCGAACTAG
- the hemL gene encoding glutamate-1-semialdehyde 2,1-aminomutase encodes MKDFSKSKSLFERAKHFIPGGVNSPVRAFRAVGGNPLFMKRAKGAFLYDEDGNEFIDLINSWGPMILGHAHPAVEEAVKEALATSPSFGAPTAREVEMAELICSIIPSVEKVRMVNSGTEATMSAIRVARGFTGRDKIIKMEGCYHGHGDSFLIAAGSGAMTFGTPDSPGVTKGTAKDTLIAPFNDMRAMEKLVEENHGEVAAIILEPVVGNMGCVAPQPGYLQGLRALCDKHKILLIFDEVMTGFRLAFGGAQELYNITPDLTTLGKIIGGGLPVGAYGGRKEIMEAVSPAGPIYQAGTLSGNPLAMAAGLAMLKELKNNPSVYHQINTATSAIVGGIRQQLFKKGLNYTVNQVGSMFTLFFTDQIVIDFDTAKTSDTLQFAKYFQSMLQQGIYMAPSQYEAMFVSAAIDDAAVGRVLQASEHALKAL; translated from the coding sequence ATGAAAGATTTTTCCAAGAGCAAATCCCTTTTTGAACGCGCCAAACATTTCATCCCCGGCGGAGTAAACTCTCCCGTCAGGGCTTTTCGTGCCGTCGGGGGTAACCCGTTGTTTATGAAGCGTGCCAAGGGCGCATTCCTGTACGACGAGGATGGCAACGAATTTATAGACCTCATCAATTCCTGGGGACCCATGATCCTGGGGCATGCCCACCCGGCAGTGGAGGAAGCGGTAAAAGAAGCCTTGGCCACGTCGCCATCGTTCGGAGCGCCCACGGCAAGAGAAGTGGAAATGGCAGAACTGATCTGCTCGATCATTCCCTCCGTAGAAAAAGTGCGCATGGTGAACTCCGGCACAGAAGCCACGATGTCGGCCATACGCGTCGCGAGAGGTTTCACCGGTCGCGACAAGATCATCAAAATGGAAGGCTGTTACCACGGTCACGGCGACTCGTTCCTGATCGCTGCCGGCAGCGGTGCCATGACCTTTGGCACCCCCGATAGTCCCGGTGTTACGAAAGGCACAGCGAAGGACACCCTGATCGCACCCTTCAACGACATGCGTGCGATGGAGAAGCTGGTGGAAGAAAACCACGGCGAAGTGGCCGCCATCATCCTGGAGCCGGTCGTGGGCAACATGGGTTGCGTGGCGCCTCAGCCCGGCTACCTGCAAGGCTTGCGCGCACTGTGCGACAAACACAAGATCCTCCTCATCTTCGATGAAGTGATGACCGGCTTCCGGCTGGCCTTTGGGGGAGCACAGGAGCTATACAACATCACTCCGGATCTCACGACGCTGGGCAAGATCATCGGTGGAGGTTTGCCGGTAGGGGCCTATGGCGGAAGAAAAGAGATCATGGAAGCGGTGTCGCCGGCGGGACCGATCTACCAGGCCGGCACGTTGTCGGGCAATCCTTTGGCCATGGCGGCAGGGTTGGCGATGTTGAAGGAATTAAAAAACAATCCTTCGGTCTATCACCAGATCAACACGGCCACCAGTGCGATCGTGGGGGGCATCCGGCAACAACTTTTTAAGAAGGGACTGAACTACACCGTCAACCAGGTGGGCTCCATGTTCACGCTCTTTTTCACCGACCAGATCGTGATCGATTTCGACACGGCCAAGACTTCAGACACGTTGCAGTTCGCAAAATATTTTCAGTCCATGCTCCAGCAGGGCATCTACATGGCACCCTCGCAATACGAAGCCATGTTTGTTTCGGCGGCCATCGATGATGCGGCTGTGGGCAGGGTGTTGCAGGCGAGCGAGCATGCGTTGAAAGCGTTGTGA